A genome region from Bradyrhizobium commune includes the following:
- a CDS encoding LysR substrate-binding domain-containing protein yields MDLRRLRYFVAVAEARSVGKAAERLRMAQPPLSVQIRKLEAEIGAPLFRRGTRGMDLTEAGQALMARAGEALALAADGAEAARAVASGRRGRLSVGYMFVLANAVLPRLIPELRRSVPGVDLDFVDLSASTREARLLDRSVTVALCMPAIHHPEIQVARIGAQPFMLAMPIRSPLARLGAVPMAKLQGRPLIALPPPERDPASSAVAALLRRHQIVMPIASRVETVHSAMSLVLSGEGLAILPACAKLGAPRGIVFRPLRDASDSIDIAVCWRRDSQSPLIRTFIKCAEKVVARL; encoded by the coding sequence CGTCGGCAAGGCGGCCGAGCGGCTGCGGATGGCGCAGCCGCCGCTCTCGGTGCAGATCCGCAAGCTGGAGGCCGAAATCGGCGCGCCGCTGTTCCGCCGCGGCACGCGCGGCATGGACCTGACCGAGGCCGGCCAGGCGCTGATGGCGCGCGCCGGCGAGGCGCTGGCGCTTGCGGCCGACGGCGCCGAAGCCGCGCGCGCGGTGGCTTCGGGGCGACGCGGCCGGCTGTCGGTCGGCTACATGTTCGTGCTGGCGAATGCGGTGTTGCCGCGGCTGATCCCCGAGCTGCGGCGCTCCGTGCCCGGCGTCGATCTCGATTTCGTCGACCTCAGCGCTTCGACGCGCGAGGCGCGGCTGCTCGACCGCAGCGTCACGGTCGCGCTGTGCATGCCGGCGATCCATCACCCCGAAATCCAGGTGGCGAGGATCGGCGCGCAACCCTTCATGCTGGCGATGCCGATCCGCTCGCCGCTGGCGCGGCTCGGCGCGGTGCCGATGGCGAAATTGCAGGGCCGTCCGCTGATCGCGCTCCCGCCGCCGGAGCGGGATCCCGCCTCCTCCGCGGTCGCGGCCCTGTTGCGGCGGCATCAGATCGTGATGCCGATCGCGAGCCGGGTCGAGACGGTGCATTCGGCGATGAGCCTCGTCCTCTCCGGCGAAGGCCTTGCGATCCTGCCAGCTTGCGCAAAACTCGGCGCGCCGCGCGGCATCGTGTTCCGGCCGCTGCGCGATGCGAGCGACTCCATCGACATCGCGGTGTGCTGGCGGCGGGATTCGCAGAGCCCGCTGATCCGGACGTTTATCAAATGTGCCGAGAAGGTCGTCGCGCGGCTGTGA
- a CDS encoding carbohydrate kinase family protein: MLIACGDALIDFVPTRTGDGREAVMPAVGGSCLNVAIGMARLGAPTGFVGGISTDLFGRMIADHAAASNVELDLATRSDHQTTLAFVRIVAGESHYAFYDAETATRSWTYRRGSIPFDTVEAVHVGSTTLVNDQGAAEAKALIADARSSSTISFDPNCRPNLVKDKPAYLVRMAEFARDADLVKMSDIDFAYLHGEEPCQQRASALLGQGTSLVVITRGNSGAIAWHASAGQIEVQAPTVAVADTIGAGDSFQAALLFALHKQGRLARERLKDISTDELRRALSFAANCAGLTCTRPGADPPWISEINWSW, translated from the coding sequence ATGCTGATTGCCTGCGGCGATGCGCTGATCGATTTCGTGCCGACGCGAACCGGCGACGGACGCGAGGCGGTGATGCCGGCCGTCGGCGGCTCCTGCCTCAACGTCGCGATCGGCATGGCGCGGCTGGGCGCGCCGACCGGATTCGTCGGCGGCATCTCGACCGATCTGTTCGGCCGCATGATCGCCGACCATGCAGCGGCGTCGAACGTCGAGCTCGATCTCGCCACCCGCAGCGACCACCAGACCACGCTCGCCTTCGTCCGCATCGTCGCGGGTGAATCGCATTACGCCTTCTACGATGCCGAAACCGCGACGCGGAGCTGGACCTACCGGCGCGGATCCATTCCCTTCGACACGGTCGAAGCCGTCCATGTCGGCTCGACCACGCTGGTCAACGACCAGGGCGCGGCCGAGGCCAAGGCGCTGATCGCTGACGCACGGAGCTCATCGACGATCTCGTTCGATCCGAACTGCCGCCCCAATCTGGTCAAGGACAAGCCGGCCTATCTCGTGCGCATGGCGGAGTTCGCGAGGGACGCCGACCTCGTCAAGATGTCTGATATCGACTTCGCCTATCTGCATGGCGAGGAGCCCTGTCAGCAGCGCGCGAGCGCGCTGCTCGGGCAGGGGACGAGCCTCGTCGTCATTACCCGCGGCAACAGCGGTGCCATCGCCTGGCACGCAAGCGCCGGGCAGATCGAGGTGCAGGCGCCCACGGTCGCGGTCGCCGACACCATCGGCGCCGGCGACAGTTTTCAGGCCGCGCTGCTGTTCGCCCTGCACAAGCAGGGACGGCTTGCCCGAGAACGGCTCAAGGACATCAGCACCGACGAGCTTCGCCGCGCGCTGTCCTTTGCCGCCAATTGCGCCGGTCTCACCTGCACCCGCCCGGGCGCCGATCCGCCCTGGATTAGCGAGATCAATTGGAGCTGGTAG
- a CDS encoding FGGY-family carbohydrate kinase encodes MPRAYIGVDVGTTSTRAGVFDEAGTLLATARHPIRIWHEAGDLVEQSSSDIWDACATSVKAAMAEAAVAPDSVGGIGFDATCSLVVLDKQGEPVTVSGSGDRQRNVIVWMDHRATAEARLINETEDAVLRYVGGSISPEMEMPKLLWLKRHLRASFDAAGHFFDLADYLTWRATGSLQRSTCTVTCKWNYLAHDGGGWSGQFFKRIGLSDFVNEKYARIGTEIVAPGTRLGTGLTRAAAADLGLSPGTPVGASLIDAHAGGIGAIGGRDGSGGATDVSDRLAYIMGTSACIMATTTEPCFVPGVWGPYYSGMVPDFWLNEGGQSAAGAAIDHLLKSHPGHAEASAAARNDGLDLIEFLERRIIARAGDASRAARLARDIHVLPEFIGNRSPYADPDTRAVIAGLDLDTDTGAMERLFVAGLCGLAYGLAEVIEVFAAHGVHAGLMIMGGGASRSPLVRQIMADTTGLTVALPQTKEPVLLGAAMLGAVAGGAYSSIGETMAKMSALGRKSEPTAPDMAAFHQRKREVYKLLREVDRGSRAAMADIAKNIAKS; translated from the coding sequence ATGCCGCGAGCGTATATCGGCGTCGACGTGGGGACCACGAGCACGCGGGCAGGGGTGTTTGACGAGGCCGGCACCTTGCTTGCCACCGCCAGGCATCCGATCAGGATCTGGCATGAGGCCGGCGATCTCGTCGAGCAGTCGTCGTCCGACATCTGGGACGCCTGCGCGACATCGGTGAAGGCGGCGATGGCGGAAGCTGCCGTCGCGCCCGACAGCGTCGGCGGCATCGGCTTCGACGCCACCTGCTCGCTGGTCGTGCTCGACAAGCAAGGCGAGCCTGTCACCGTCAGTGGCTCCGGCGACAGGCAGCGCAACGTCATCGTCTGGATGGACCATCGCGCCACCGCGGAGGCACGGCTGATCAACGAGACCGAGGATGCCGTGCTGCGCTATGTCGGCGGCTCGATCTCGCCCGAGATGGAGATGCCGAAGCTGCTGTGGCTGAAGCGGCATCTGCGCGCGAGCTTTGACGCCGCCGGTCATTTCTTCGATCTGGCAGACTATTTGACCTGGCGCGCGACCGGCTCCTTGCAGCGCTCGACCTGCACCGTCACCTGCAAGTGGAACTATCTCGCCCATGATGGCGGCGGCTGGAGCGGCCAATTCTTCAAGCGCATCGGGCTCTCGGACTTCGTCAACGAAAAATACGCCCGCATCGGCACCGAGATCGTGGCGCCCGGTACGCGCCTCGGCACCGGCCTGACGCGCGCCGCCGCTGCCGATCTCGGCCTGTCGCCGGGTACGCCGGTCGGCGCCTCCCTGATCGACGCGCATGCCGGCGGCATCGGCGCGATCGGCGGCCGTGACGGATCGGGTGGTGCGACGGATGTCAGCGACCGGCTCGCCTATATCATGGGAACGTCGGCCTGCATCATGGCGACGACCACAGAGCCGTGCTTCGTGCCCGGTGTGTGGGGCCCTTATTATTCCGGCATGGTGCCGGATTTCTGGCTCAACGAGGGCGGCCAGTCGGCCGCGGGCGCGGCGATCGATCATCTCCTCAAGTCGCATCCCGGCCATGCCGAGGCGAGCGCGGCGGCGCGCAACGACGGACTCGATCTCATCGAATTCCTCGAGCGCCGCATCATCGCGCGTGCGGGCGATGCCAGCCGCGCAGCGCGGCTTGCCCGGGATATCCATGTGCTGCCCGAATTCATCGGCAACCGTTCGCCCTATGCCGACCCCGACACGCGCGCGGTAATCGCCGGTCTCGATCTCGACACCGATACCGGCGCGATGGAGCGGCTGTTCGTCGCCGGCCTGTGCGGGCTCGCTTATGGTCTCGCCGAAGTGATCGAGGTCTTTGCCGCACATGGCGTCCATGCAGGCCTCATGATCATGGGCGGCGGCGCCAGCCGCAGTCCGCTGGTGCGGCAGATCATGGCCGATACGACCGGCCTCACCGTCGCGCTGCCGCAGACCAAGGAGCCGGTGCTGCTCGGCGCAGCGATGCTGGGCGCGGTCGCCGGCGGTGCCTATTCATCGATCGGCGAGACCATGGCAAAGATGTCGGCGCTCGGACGCAAGAGCGAGCCGACCGCACCCGACATGGCGGCATTTCACCAACGCAAGCGCGAGGTCTACAAGCTGCTGCGCGAGGTCGATCGCGGCAGCCGTGCCGCGATGGCTGATATCGCCAAGAACATCGCCAAGAGTTGA
- a CDS encoding SDR family NAD(P)-dependent oxidoreductase, with amino-acid sequence MYLEKFKLNGKTAFITGGGQGIGLGCAEALAEAGARVVIGDRDSKVADSAKAILKTKGFDVETAIMDVTDTKRVAEVANDLVARHGKVDILVNNAGIARSETPAETVTDEHWLNVIDVNLNGTFWCCREFGKHMLKAKSGAIVNVGSMSGFIVNKPQEQCFYNASKAGVHHLTKSLAAEWGARGIRVNAVAPTYIDTPLNAFVKSTPKMYDAWIGGTPMARMGQVEEIASVVLFLASEAASLMTGSIVLVDGGYTCW; translated from the coding sequence ATGTACCTGGAAAAATTCAAGCTGAACGGCAAGACCGCGTTCATCACCGGCGGCGGGCAGGGCATCGGCCTTGGCTGTGCCGAGGCGCTGGCCGAAGCCGGCGCCAGGGTCGTGATCGGCGACCGCGACAGCAAGGTCGCCGACAGTGCGAAAGCCATCTTGAAGACCAAGGGTTTTGATGTCGAGACCGCGATCATGGACGTCACCGACACCAAGCGGGTGGCTGAGGTGGCGAACGATCTCGTCGCCCGCCACGGCAAGGTCGACATCCTCGTCAACAATGCCGGCATTGCGCGCAGCGAAACGCCGGCGGAGACCGTGACCGACGAGCATTGGCTCAATGTCATCGACGTCAACCTCAACGGCACCTTCTGGTGCTGTCGCGAGTTCGGCAAGCACATGCTGAAAGCGAAAAGCGGCGCCATCGTCAATGTCGGCTCGATGTCCGGCTTCATCGTCAACAAGCCGCAGGAGCAGTGCTTTTACAATGCCTCCAAGGCCGGCGTGCACCATCTGACCAAGTCGCTCGCGGCCGAATGGGGTGCGCGCGGCATCCGCGTCAACGCGGTGGCGCCGACCTATATCGACACGCCGCTCAACGCCTTCGTGAAAAGCACCCCGAAAATGTATGACGCCTGGATCGGTGGAACCCCGATGGCGCGGATGGGGCAGGTCGAGGAGATCGCCTCGGTCGTCTTGTTCCTGGCCTCGGAAGCCGCGAGCCTGATGACCGGCAGCATCGTGCTGGTGGATGGCGGCTACACTTGCTGGTAG
- a CDS encoding ABC transporter ATP-binding protein, with protein MGQITLQDVQKSFGPVHIIKGADLDITDGSFVVFVGPSGCGKTTLLRLIAGLEDVSGGKILIDGKNVVDTPPAKRGLSMVFQSYALYPHMSVRGNIGFGLKMAGLPKDEINRKVEAAAATLNLTPYLDRKPRELSGGQRQRVAIGRAIVREPKGFLFDEPLSNLDAALRVQMRIEVTRLQKQLGTTAIYVTHDQVEAMTMADKIVVLNAGKIEQYGSPLELYERPANLFVAGFIGSPKMNLVTGEPALQKGAATIGVRPEHLKIERDGAGGWPGTITVAEHLGSDTFLYVDAGPLGMLTARYIGELSLHAGDRVSLVPDPARIHRFDAGGNALRG; from the coding sequence ATGGGTCAGATCACACTTCAGGACGTGCAGAAATCCTTCGGCCCCGTGCACATCATCAAGGGCGCCGACTTGGACATCACCGACGGCTCCTTCGTGGTGTTCGTCGGCCCCTCCGGCTGCGGCAAGACCACGCTCTTGCGCCTGATCGCCGGGCTCGAGGATGTCTCCGGCGGCAAGATTTTGATCGACGGCAAGAACGTCGTCGACACGCCGCCGGCGAAGCGCGGCCTGTCGATGGTGTTCCAGTCCTACGCGCTCTACCCACATATGAGCGTGCGCGGCAATATCGGCTTCGGCCTGAAGATGGCGGGCCTTCCCAAGGACGAGATCAACCGCAAGGTCGAGGCGGCCGCCGCCACTCTCAACCTCACGCCCTATCTCGACCGCAAGCCGCGCGAGCTCTCCGGCGGCCAGCGTCAGCGCGTCGCGATCGGCCGCGCCATCGTGCGCGAGCCCAAGGGGTTCCTGTTCGACGAGCCGCTGTCGAACCTCGATGCGGCGCTGCGCGTGCAGATGCGCATCGAGGTGACCCGGCTCCAGAAGCAGCTCGGCACCACCGCGATCTACGTCACCCACGACCAGGTCGAGGCCATGACCATGGCCGACAAGATCGTCGTGCTCAATGCCGGCAAGATCGAGCAATATGGCTCGCCGCTGGAGCTCTATGAGCGGCCCGCCAATCTGTTCGTTGCCGGCTTCATCGGCTCGCCCAAGATGAACTTGGTGACCGGTGAACCCGCCTTGCAGAAGGGCGCGGCGACGATCGGCGTACGGCCGGAGCATCTGAAGATCGAGCGTGACGGCGCTGGCGGCTGGCCGGGAACGATCACGGTGGCGGAACATCTCGGCAGCGACACGTTCCTTTATGTCGATGCGGGGCCGCTCGGGATGCTGACGGCGCGCTACATCGGCGAATTGAGCCTGCATGCCGGCGACCGCGTGTCGCTGGTGCCGGACCCCGCGCGCATCCACCGGTTCGACGCGGGCGGCAACGCGCTCCGTGGCTAA
- a CDS encoding carbohydrate ABC transporter permease: MARMATTQRVVVSTIGAWLFGFLIFFPILWMVLASFKTELEAFAIPPSFLFFHWTTENYATVQERSDYLHHALNSIIIAGGSTLIALLIAIPAAWSMAFSPTKRTKDILLWMLSTKMMPPVGVLVPIYLIFKTFGLLDSRIGLVFILCLGNLPIVIWMLFTYFKEIPRDILEAARMDGATIGRELVYVLTPMAIPGLASTMLLNLILAWNEAFWTLNLSTSNAAPLTTFIASYSSPEGLFWAKLSAASTLAIAPILVLGWFSQKQLVRGLTFGAVK, from the coding sequence ATGGCGCGAATGGCGACGACGCAGCGGGTGGTGGTCTCGACGATCGGGGCATGGTTGTTCGGCTTCCTGATCTTCTTCCCGATTTTGTGGATGGTGCTGGCGAGCTTCAAGACCGAGCTCGAGGCCTTCGCCATCCCGCCGTCCTTCCTGTTCTTCCACTGGACCACGGAGAACTATGCGACCGTGCAGGAGCGCAGCGACTATCTGCACCATGCGCTGAACTCGATCATCATCGCCGGCGGCTCGACGCTGATTGCGTTGTTGATTGCGATCCCGGCGGCCTGGTCAATGGCGTTCTCGCCGACCAAGCGCACCAAGGACATTCTGCTCTGGATGCTCTCGACCAAGATGATGCCGCCGGTCGGCGTGCTGGTGCCGATCTACTTGATCTTCAAGACTTTCGGCTTGCTCGATTCCCGCATCGGCCTCGTCTTCATCCTCTGCCTCGGAAACCTGCCGATCGTGATCTGGATGCTGTTCACCTATTTCAAGGAGATCCCGCGCGACATCCTCGAAGCCGCGCGGATGGACGGCGCCACGATCGGCCGCGAGCTCGTCTATGTCCTGACGCCGATGGCGATCCCCGGGCTCGCATCGACCATGCTGCTCAATCTGATCCTGGCCTGGAACGAGGCGTTCTGGACGCTCAATCTGTCGACCTCGAACGCGGCGCCGCTCACCACCTTCATCGCGTCCTATTCCAGTCCGGAAGGACTGTTCTGGGCCAAGCTGTCAGCGGCCTCGACGCTGGCGATCGCGCCCATTCTCGTCCTCGGTTGGTTCAGCCAGAAGCAGCTCGTGCGCGGGCTCACCTTCGGCGCGGTCAAGTAA
- a CDS encoding carbohydrate ABC transporter permease — MATRQTQLLARSLLTPAVGLLFIWMIVPLALTLYFSTLHYSLLDPGSEAFVGLENFRYFLTDPAFLASLQNTLVLVGSVLALTILLGIPLALLMDQPVVGRNFVRLMVIAPFFVMPTVSALVWKNLLMHPVSGLFAWLAKLVGLTPVDWFNDVPLFSVILIVAWQWLPFATLILLTALQSLDEEQKEAAEMDGASAVSTFIYITLPHLARPITVVILIETIFLLTVFAEIFVTTGGGPGLQTTNIAFLIYSQALIQFDVGSASAGGLVAVVIANIVAFFLVRIVGRNLEA, encoded by the coding sequence ATGGCAACCCGGCAGACGCAACTTCTTGCGCGGTCGCTGTTGACCCCGGCCGTCGGGCTGCTGTTCATCTGGATGATCGTCCCGCTCGCGCTGACGCTCTATTTCTCGACGCTGCATTACAGCCTGCTCGATCCCGGCTCGGAAGCATTCGTCGGGCTCGAGAATTTCCGCTACTTCCTCACAGATCCCGCCTTTCTCGCCTCGCTCCAGAACACGCTGGTGCTGGTCGGCTCGGTTCTTGCGCTGACGATCCTGCTCGGCATTCCCCTGGCGCTGCTGATGGACCAGCCCGTGGTCGGCCGCAACTTCGTCCGGCTGATGGTGATCGCGCCGTTCTTCGTGATGCCGACGGTCAGCGCGCTGGTCTGGAAGAACCTGTTGATGCACCCGGTCTCCGGCCTGTTCGCCTGGCTCGCGAAGCTGGTCGGGCTGACGCCGGTCGATTGGTTCAACGACGTGCCGCTGTTCTCGGTAATCCTGATCGTCGCCTGGCAATGGCTGCCGTTCGCGACGCTCATTTTGCTCACCGCGCTGCAATCGCTCGACGAGGAGCAGAAGGAGGCGGCTGAGATGGATGGCGCCAGCGCGGTGTCGACCTTCATCTACATCACGCTGCCGCATCTGGCGCGCCCGATCACCGTGGTGATCCTGATCGAGACCATCTTCTTGCTCACGGTGTTCGCCGAGATCTTCGTCACCACCGGCGGCGGGCCGGGCCTGCAAACCACCAACATCGCCTTCCTGATCTATTCGCAGGCGTTGATCCAGTTCGACGTCGGCAGCGCGTCGGCGGGCGGCCTCGTCGCGGTCGTGATCGCCAACATCGTTGCCTTCTTCCTCGTCCGCATCGTCGGCCGCAATCTGGAGGCATAG
- a CDS encoding ABC transporter substrate-binding protein translates to MKHVLGAVCGASCLLLAVPAMAETTLTIATVNNGDMIRMQGLTGEFTKANPDISVKWVTLEENVLRQRVTTDIATKGGQFDVLTIGTYEVPIWAKKGWLVPLANLGADYDVADLLPKIKDAVSVDGKLYAAPFYGESSMIMYRTDLFEKAGLKMPEKPTWDFVIDAAKKLTDKNGGVYGICLRGKAGWGENMAFLSAMANSYGARWFDEKWEPQFNTPEWKTTLTTYVNLMKDAGPPGASSNGFNENLALFNAGKCGMWIDATVAASFVTNPSQSTVAGKVGFALAPNTGLGKNANWLWAWNLAIPAGSKKTEAAEKFIAWATSKDYTKLVASREGWSNVPPGTRTSLYQNPDYLKAAPFAKMTLASIDAADPNKPTVKPVPYVGVQYAAIPEFQGIGTQVGQQFSAALAGSMTVDAALAAAQSATEREMKRAGYIK, encoded by the coding sequence GTGAAACACGTTCTTGGCGCCGTCTGCGGCGCGTCTTGCCTGTTGCTGGCCGTCCCCGCGATGGCCGAAACGACCCTGACCATCGCCACCGTCAACAACGGCGACATGATCCGGATGCAGGGATTGACCGGCGAATTCACCAAGGCGAATCCCGACATCTCCGTGAAATGGGTGACGCTGGAGGAGAACGTGCTGCGCCAGCGCGTCACCACCGACATCGCCACCAAGGGCGGCCAGTTCGACGTCTTGACCATCGGCACCTATGAAGTGCCGATCTGGGCCAAGAAAGGCTGGCTGGTGCCGCTTGCCAATCTCGGCGCCGATTACGACGTCGCCGACCTCTTGCCGAAGATCAAGGACGCGGTCTCCGTCGACGGCAAGCTCTATGCCGCGCCGTTCTATGGCGAGAGCTCGATGATCATGTATCGCACCGATCTGTTCGAGAAGGCCGGCCTGAAGATGCCGGAGAAGCCGACCTGGGACTTTGTGATCGACGCCGCCAAGAAACTGACCGACAAGAACGGTGGCGTCTACGGCATCTGCCTGCGCGGCAAGGCCGGCTGGGGCGAGAACATGGCGTTCCTCTCGGCGATGGCCAATTCCTACGGCGCGCGCTGGTTCGACGAGAAGTGGGAGCCGCAGTTCAACACGCCGGAATGGAAGACGACGCTCACGACCTACGTCAATTTGATGAAGGACGCCGGGCCGCCCGGCGCGAGTTCGAACGGCTTCAACGAGAACCTGGCGCTGTTCAACGCCGGCAAGTGCGGCATGTGGATCGATGCCACAGTGGCGGCGTCCTTCGTGACGAACCCGAGTCAGTCCACGGTTGCCGGCAAGGTCGGCTTCGCGCTCGCGCCCAACACCGGGCTCGGCAAGAACGCCAACTGGCTGTGGGCCTGGAATCTCGCGATCCCCGCCGGCTCCAAGAAGACCGAAGCCGCGGAGAAGTTCATCGCCTGGGCAACGAGCAAGGACTACACCAAGCTCGTGGCCTCGAGGGAGGGCTGGTCTAACGTCCCGCCGGGCACGCGCACCTCGCTCTACCAGAACCCTGACTATCTGAAGGCCGCGCCCTTCGCCAAGATGACCCTGGCCTCGATCGACGCAGCCGACCCGAACAAGCCGACCGTGAAGCCGGTGCCTTATGTCGGCGTGCAATATGCTGCGATCCCCGAATTCCAGGGCATCGGCACCCAAGTCGGGCAGCAGTTCTCGGCCGCGCTTGCGGGATCGATGACGGTCGATGCGGCGCTTGCCGCCGCGCAATCCGCCACCGAGCGCGAGATGAAGCGCGCCGGCTATATCAAGTGA
- a CDS encoding sugar-binding transcriptional regulator, whose protein sequence is MAVENEKSRLDDAARAGWLYFIAGHTQDEIAKLLQVSRASAQRLVSLCLAERLITFRLEHPIAACMELAARLKQRFDLSHCEVVPADPAAPQATAGIAERCANLLDATLRSETPVIVALGTGRAVRAAVERVTPIDRPNHQIVSLVGNISADGSASFYDTVGRLADRTGARHYPMPLPFLMSSEDERNKMVRIEPIAKVKAVAAKADLRLVGIGQMDQKAQVHIDGFVTRDELFEMMRQGAIGEITGWAYDSKGRLLKAGTNKRLTSIPPEVPARTTTIGAAIGAAKVPAIAAALNGRLINGLITDETTARAILER, encoded by the coding sequence GTGGCTGTCGAGAACGAAAAGTCCAGGCTCGACGACGCCGCGCGCGCCGGCTGGCTCTATTTCATTGCCGGCCACACCCAGGACGAGATCGCAAAACTGCTTCAGGTCTCGCGGGCGTCGGCGCAGCGGCTGGTGTCGCTGTGTCTCGCCGAGCGGCTGATCACCTTCCGGCTCGAACATCCCATCGCCGCCTGCATGGAATTGGCGGCGCGTCTGAAGCAACGGTTTGATCTTTCCCATTGCGAGGTGGTGCCGGCCGATCCGGCTGCGCCGCAGGCAACCGCCGGCATCGCCGAGCGCTGCGCCAATCTCCTGGATGCGACGCTGCGCTCGGAGACGCCCGTCATCGTCGCGCTCGGCACGGGGCGGGCGGTGCGCGCCGCGGTCGAGCGCGTCACGCCGATCGACCGGCCCAATCACCAGATCGTCTCGCTGGTCGGCAACATCTCCGCCGACGGTTCGGCAAGCTTCTACGACACCGTCGGCCGGCTCGCCGATCGCACCGGCGCGCGGCATTATCCGATGCCGCTGCCGTTCCTGATGTCGTCGGAGGACGAGCGCAACAAGATGGTCCGCATCGAGCCGATCGCGAAAGTGAAGGCGGTCGCGGCCAAGGCCGACCTGCGCCTCGTCGGCATCGGTCAGATGGACCAGAAGGCGCAGGTCCATATCGACGGCTTTGTCACCCGCGACGAATTGTTCGAGATGATGCGCCAGGGCGCCATCGGCGAGATCACCGGCTGGGCCTATGATTCCAAGGGCCGCCTGCTCAAGGCCGGCACCAACAAGCGCCTCACCAGCATTCCGCCGGAAGTGCCGGCCAGGACCACGACGATCGGTGCCGCCATCGGCGCCGCCAAGGTGCCGGCAATTGCGGCCGCGCTGAACGGGCGGTTGATCAACGGATTGATCACCGACGAGACGACGGCGAGGGCGATTCTGGAGCGGTAG
- a CDS encoding HAD family hydrolase, whose protein sequence is MDPGKLDLVIFDCDGVLVDSELLSCRCLSEALAEFGFALSVEQALELFLGRSTAAIGQYFRERGEVLPDDFLPRLKTRVLETFAGALQPIPEVSAVLSNLKSPRCVASSSDIDRVSLSLNVTGLAAHFDGRLYTAQMVKHGKPAPDLFLYAAEKMRVDPSRALVIEDSVSGVQAAKAAGMTVWGFVGGSHYRSRDGRAILTAAGADRVFARMGDFWEA, encoded by the coding sequence ATGGATCCTGGCAAGCTCGATCTCGTCATCTTCGACTGCGACGGCGTGCTCGTCGACAGCGAGCTATTGAGCTGCCGGTGTCTGTCGGAGGCGCTGGCCGAGTTCGGCTTCGCGCTCAGTGTGGAGCAGGCGCTCGAGCTCTTTCTCGGGCGCAGCACGGCTGCGATCGGGCAGTATTTTCGCGAGCGCGGCGAGGTTCTGCCCGATGATTTCTTGCCGCGGCTCAAAACGCGCGTGCTCGAGACGTTTGCGGGCGCGCTCCAGCCGATCCCTGAGGTCAGCGCCGTCTTGTCCAATTTGAAGTCGCCGCGCTGTGTCGCCTCTTCGAGCGATATCGATCGCGTCTCGCTGTCGCTCAATGTGACCGGCCTCGCAGCGCATTTCGATGGCCGGCTTTACACCGCACAGATGGTCAAGCATGGCAAGCCCGCCCCCGACCTCTTTCTCTATGCCGCGGAGAAGATGCGGGTCGATCCTTCGCGCGCCCTGGTGATCGAGGACAGCGTCAGCGGTGTGCAGGCCGCCAAGGCGGCCGGCATGACCGTCTGGGGATTTGTCGGCGGCAGCCATTATCGCAGCCGCGACGGTCGCGCTATATTGACCGCCGCCGGAGCCGATCGGGTCTTCGCGCGGATGGGTGATTTCTGGGAGGCGTGA